From one Bradyrhizobium sp. Ash2021 genomic stretch:
- a CDS encoding phosphodiesterase translates to MPSRPVRIAQISDLHIKLPGSLAYGRVDTAKALERCVAALNEFNPAPDFVVISGDLADTPTVGEYEYLRRLLTPLKLPFAGVPGNHDSRELMRAAFPSARYAVASGPLNQEIEVGGLDLLLLDSSVHGKPHGELDKLTLQWLDARLAASPDRPALLFLHHPPFKAGIWHMDRQNLLNAGELAPIVRRHPRVQLIGTGHIHRAALTMFAGVPTTICPAPNHAVDLDLAELREPSFKVEPPAFHLHTWFPGDRFGTLVTHQVPIGTFDGPHPFFGPDGKLL, encoded by the coding sequence ATGCCGTCAAGACCTGTTCGCATTGCGCAAATTTCCGATCTGCACATCAAGCTGCCGGGATCGCTGGCCTACGGCCGGGTCGATACGGCGAAGGCGCTTGAACGTTGCGTCGCGGCTCTGAACGAATTCAATCCCGCACCTGACTTTGTGGTGATTTCGGGGGATCTGGCGGACACGCCGACGGTTGGAGAGTATGAATACCTCAGGCGGCTGCTGACGCCGCTGAAGCTCCCCTTCGCGGGCGTTCCCGGCAACCACGACTCGCGTGAGCTGATGCGCGCGGCGTTTCCTTCCGCTCGCTATGCCGTTGCGTCCGGGCCGCTCAATCAGGAGATCGAGGTCGGCGGGCTCGATCTGCTGCTGCTGGACTCGAGCGTGCACGGAAAGCCGCATGGCGAACTCGACAAGCTGACGCTGCAGTGGCTCGACGCAAGGCTGGCGGCTTCGCCCGATCGGCCCGCGCTGCTGTTCCTGCACCATCCGCCGTTCAAGGCAGGGATCTGGCACATGGATCGCCAGAATCTCCTCAACGCGGGCGAGCTTGCTCCAATCGTCAGGCGTCATCCGCGCGTGCAACTGATCGGGACCGGCCATATTCACCGGGCGGCGCTGACGATGTTTGCAGGGGTACCGACCACGATCTGCCCGGCGCCGAACCATGCCGTCGATCTCGATCTGGCCGAACTGCGCGAGCCGTCGTTCAAGGTCGAGCCGCCTGCCTTCCACCTCCACACCTGGTTTCCGGGCGATCGGTTTGGCACCCTCGTCACGCACCAGGTGCCGATCGGGACTTTTGACGGACCACATCCGTTCTTTGGGCCGGATGGGAAGTTGCTTTAG
- a CDS encoding tripartite tricarboxylate transporter substrate-binding protein, translated as MRLLHLLVAALALLLGPGARAQSSYPDRPIKMIVPLAAASAVDVAARIVTQKMADNMGQQFVILNQPGASGLIGAEQVARADPDGYTIGGFNDSIMTMVPNLQAKMRWDILKDFEPVSLVATVEWGLIANNQTGFKNAADLIAAAKAAPGKIDFGSGGPGSPQHLAMAMFASAAGISLTHVPYKGATQAATDVAAGQIPVGFQGLGTVAPLVRGGQLKLIGVTTEKRLLQFPDVPTVSESGLPGFFFNSWFAILAPAGTPKDIVARLNAEVLRAVGDPDVRRKLEELGFAVRGSSAEELRVLTRDQLAKYARVIKEMGIANE; from the coding sequence ATGCGCTTGCTTCACTTGCTGGTCGCCGCGCTCGCGCTGCTTTTGGGCCCCGGCGCAAGGGCCCAGTCGAGCTATCCGGACCGGCCCATCAAGATGATCGTGCCGCTGGCGGCGGCGAGCGCGGTCGATGTTGCCGCACGGATCGTGACGCAGAAGATGGCCGACAATATGGGCCAGCAATTCGTGATCCTGAACCAGCCGGGCGCTTCCGGGCTGATCGGTGCCGAGCAGGTCGCCCGCGCCGATCCGGACGGTTACACGATCGGCGGCTTCAACGACAGCATCATGACCATGGTGCCCAATCTGCAGGCCAAGATGCGCTGGGACATCCTGAAGGATTTCGAACCGGTGTCGCTGGTTGCGACGGTGGAGTGGGGACTGATCGCCAACAACCAGACCGGCTTCAAGAACGCGGCGGACTTGATCGCAGCTGCGAAAGCAGCCCCTGGCAAGATCGATTTCGGCTCGGGCGGCCCGGGCAGCCCGCAGCATCTGGCGATGGCGATGTTTGCTTCCGCCGCCGGCATATCCTTGACCCATGTGCCGTATAAGGGCGCGACGCAGGCTGCGACCGACGTCGCCGCCGGCCAGATTCCGGTCGGCTTCCAGGGGCTGGGTACGGTCGCGCCGCTGGTGCGGGGCGGCCAGCTCAAGCTGATCGGCGTGACCACCGAGAAGCGATTGCTGCAATTCCCCGACGTGCCCACGGTCTCGGAATCAGGTTTGCCGGGTTTCTTCTTCAATTCATGGTTTGCGATTCTGGCACCTGCCGGCACGCCAAAGGACATCGTCGCCCGGCTTAATGCCGAGGTGTTGAGGGCGGTCGGCGATCCCGATGTTCGCCGCAAACTCGAGGAACTGGGCTTTGCGGTGCGCGGCAGTTCGGCAGAGGAATTGCGCGTCCTGACGCGCGATCAGCTCGCGAAATATGCGCGCGTGATCAAGGAAATGGGCATCGCCAACGAATGA
- a CDS encoding AAA family ATPase, translating to MFCQVCSSTLKAGDLFCSACGAVVPDHPPKPPAAQTQDRIAGERKYLTVLCADLQRSTDLISGLDPEEAISRLEPALIAMRTAVRRNRGIVSKEGGDGLIALFGAPHADDNHAVMACHAAVELVHLIKLLEDPGLKVRVGIHSGYVVAHVIEADFSSIYEAGGPAVHLVKRFEGAAQAGQILVSESCQALSTGLVTFNALPPKRMEGFPAPVPCYELVQISGLTRWRARSTKGLSSFVGRAEQISLLERAAHEVGRSGQIVALVGTAGIGKSRLAHEFVSSLRQKDWQVLEAEGNPLEQAVPYALLKKLLQSALQVGNIAPEDQTGSGEEPASAHADLWPAALCSVLDQPIADPRWRDLEPLLRRRVIIDAVRGTLGKVVSTRPTVLLLEDLHWIDGQSETVIEALMPLAATRPLLVLLTWRTEYTPGWLAQLDVRRIWLRSLDIASAHALLDSLLGTAANLDALKAHILRHTGQIPLFIEEVARQLINRGALGAEAGRFAARVRGDAPEIPPTVQGVIASRIDRLPREDKALLQLASVVGPQVSPHLLAAVTGMPAAQLQSRLWSLEILDFLTESQSLTSPEYVFAHDLIREVAYESILRTQREVLHRRILTALEVISAGHQEDFAEALCHHAVRAQDWEKADQYGYMAAKKAFARSAFRDATEYFQIAMDAVDKLPTSTAREQRAIDLRIEARLPFVSFGSIEQWFGLGREGEARSEQIGDEPRRLASISIRAAALNFYGTPYEAITAGEQAVALAERLADATWLPFAQYGLGQAYFVAGRYRDAESLLNRASARLASAPENVPPGTTASSLLVLCYMMKAIVYASIGEYDDSEKCSWQASDLAERNSRPYDSVAADYGRGFVQMMHGDLEEAERALTEAASLSRENEVRLFLPLVLSALGNLYLQRGQAARARDILLEAKHEAETLGHATGILIGSVYLASAYAQLGDIARGLDDVRACRAGAKQKGYQAIEALAFFAEAGILSLQGPSATAEAIARLEGSIEISVNLGTKPLLGLAKGGLARLLAASGRTSEAKYELVQAIELFDNSKMTVQLERAKVALSKFSDL from the coding sequence GTGTTTTGTCAGGTCTGTTCATCGACCCTGAAGGCTGGCGATCTGTTTTGTTCGGCCTGCGGCGCGGTCGTGCCGGACCACCCGCCCAAGCCGCCCGCGGCGCAGACTCAAGACCGCATCGCGGGCGAGCGGAAATACCTCACCGTCCTCTGTGCCGATCTGCAGCGCTCGACCGATCTGATTTCGGGGCTCGATCCCGAAGAGGCCATTTCCCGGCTCGAACCGGCTCTGATCGCCATGCGCACGGCGGTTCGTCGCAACCGCGGGATTGTCAGCAAGGAAGGCGGCGACGGGCTGATTGCGCTGTTTGGTGCGCCGCACGCGGATGACAATCATGCCGTGATGGCCTGTCACGCGGCGGTCGAACTGGTTCACCTTATCAAGCTGCTGGAAGACCCCGGGCTTAAGGTCCGGGTCGGCATTCATTCGGGCTATGTCGTCGCCCACGTCATCGAAGCTGATTTCTCCTCGATCTATGAGGCGGGCGGACCGGCGGTGCATCTGGTCAAGCGGTTCGAGGGTGCGGCCCAGGCCGGACAAATCCTGGTGTCGGAATCCTGTCAGGCTCTGTCCACAGGACTTGTGACCTTCAACGCACTGCCGCCGAAACGGATGGAAGGATTTCCCGCGCCGGTTCCCTGCTACGAGCTTGTTCAAATAAGCGGATTGACGCGCTGGCGCGCGCGCTCGACCAAAGGACTTTCGTCCTTCGTTGGCCGCGCCGAGCAGATTTCGCTGCTGGAGCGCGCGGCACACGAGGTCGGCCGGTCCGGACAAATCGTCGCACTGGTGGGAACGGCGGGTATCGGAAAATCCCGCCTGGCCCATGAATTCGTCAGCTCGTTGCGTCAGAAGGACTGGCAGGTTCTGGAAGCTGAAGGTAATCCGCTGGAGCAGGCGGTCCCTTACGCATTGCTGAAGAAGCTCCTTCAAAGTGCGCTGCAGGTCGGAAACATCGCACCCGAAGATCAAACGGGCTCGGGCGAAGAGCCGGCATCCGCGCATGCCGATCTTTGGCCGGCCGCGCTTTGCTCCGTTCTCGACCAACCTATTGCCGATCCGCGCTGGCGCGATCTCGAACCTCTGCTGCGACGGCGTGTGATTATCGATGCCGTGCGCGGTACGCTGGGTAAAGTGGTCTCGACGCGGCCGACGGTGTTGTTGCTGGAGGACCTCCATTGGATCGATGGCCAGAGCGAGACCGTCATTGAGGCTTTGATGCCGCTTGCAGCAACCCGGCCGCTGCTGGTGCTGCTGACATGGCGGACCGAATATACGCCGGGATGGCTGGCGCAGCTCGATGTTCGAAGAATTTGGCTTCGGTCGCTCGATATCGCCTCGGCGCACGCGCTGCTCGACAGCCTGCTTGGCACCGCCGCTAACCTCGACGCGCTCAAGGCCCATATTCTTCGCCACACCGGCCAGATCCCGCTCTTCATCGAGGAGGTGGCGCGGCAACTCATCAATCGCGGCGCCCTTGGAGCGGAGGCGGGTCGGTTTGCCGCGAGGGTCCGCGGGGATGCGCCGGAAATTCCTCCCACGGTGCAGGGGGTCATCGCGTCCCGTATCGATCGCTTGCCGAGGGAAGACAAGGCACTCCTTCAACTCGCTTCGGTCGTCGGGCCGCAGGTTTCGCCGCATTTGCTTGCCGCCGTGACCGGCATGCCCGCGGCACAATTGCAAAGCCGCCTCTGGTCGCTGGAGATCCTCGATTTTCTGACGGAATCGCAATCGCTCACGTCCCCGGAATATGTTTTTGCGCACGATCTCATTCGCGAGGTCGCCTATGAATCGATCCTCCGAACGCAGCGGGAGGTGCTGCACCGGCGGATTTTGACGGCGTTGGAAGTGATTTCTGCCGGGCACCAGGAAGATTTTGCCGAGGCGTTGTGCCATCACGCGGTTCGCGCGCAGGATTGGGAGAAGGCGGACCAATACGGATATATGGCGGCGAAAAAGGCGTTCGCCAGATCGGCGTTCCGGGATGCAACTGAGTATTTCCAGATTGCGATGGATGCGGTCGACAAACTACCGACCTCGACGGCGCGTGAGCAGCGGGCGATCGATCTGCGCATCGAGGCCCGTTTGCCATTCGTTTCGTTTGGAAGCATTGAGCAGTGGTTTGGCTTAGGCCGCGAAGGGGAGGCGCGTTCTGAACAAATCGGCGATGAACCAAGACGGCTGGCATCGATCTCGATCCGGGCAGCTGCGCTAAACTTTTATGGAACTCCTTACGAAGCTATCACGGCGGGAGAGCAGGCGGTTGCTCTAGCAGAGCGGCTGGCTGATGCAACGTGGCTGCCCTTCGCCCAGTACGGCCTCGGTCAGGCATATTTTGTTGCCGGTCGATATCGCGACGCCGAATCGCTTCTAAATCGGGCAAGTGCGAGGCTAGCCAGTGCGCCGGAGAACGTCCCACCCGGAACGACGGCATCGAGCCTGCTGGTGCTCTGTTATATGATGAAGGCAATTGTCTACGCGTCAATCGGCGAATATGACGATTCCGAGAAATGCTCCTGGCAGGCAAGCGATCTCGCTGAAAGAAATAGCCGGCCGTACGATAGTGTCGCGGCCGATTACGGTCGCGGCTTTGTGCAAATGATGCACGGCGATCTTGAAGAGGCTGAACGAGCCCTTACGGAAGCTGCGTCTCTCTCCCGCGAAAACGAAGTCCGGCTATTCTTGCCACTTGTGCTGTCCGCGCTTGGAAATCTCTACTTGCAGCGTGGGCAGGCAGCGAGAGCGAGAGACATCCTGCTTGAGGCAAAGCACGAAGCGGAGACGCTGGGTCACGCAACCGGCATTTTGATTGGATCGGTTTACCTGGCTTCCGCGTATGCGCAACTTGGCGATATTGCTCGCGGGCTGGACGACGTGCGTGCCTGCCGGGCGGGCGCGAAGCAGAAGGGATATCAGGCGATCGAAGCACTGGCTTTTTTTGCCGAGGCCGGTATTTTATCCCTTCAAGGACCGTCCGCCACGGCCGAAGCGATTGCCCGACTAGAGGGATCGATCGAAATCTCAGTCAATCTCGGGACCAAGCCCTTGCTGGGGCTGGCAAAGGGGGGGCTGGCCCGGCTGTTAGCCGCGTCGGGCAGGACGTCCGAGGCAAAATACGAACTCGTCCAGGCGATCGAGCTATTTGACAATTCGAAAATGACCGTTCAACTGGAGCGTGCTAAGGTAGCGCTCTCCAAGTTCTCGGATTTGTGA
- a CDS encoding amidohydrolase family protein, which produces MTTRRNFLKAGTAAAATGIVFCGCGLLHSAHAQQPTRQKLPVKVGGKQIKTIDIHAHCQFREAGALLGADGPKLQLPPVNGAEEAFLEIDKRLAAMDSQAVDMEVLSINPFWYDRERDLAGQIVKIQNEKLAELCASKPDRFAAFASLTLQAPDLAVQELETAVKKQGLKGAAIGDVVNGVEFSDPKFYPVWAKAEELGVPLFIHPQGVPELNKRLSGNGWLANTIGNPLGTAMALSHLIFEGTLDRFPGLKVIGAHGGGFLPSYADRSDHACLVGPKGCNPDVKLKKPPTEYLKQIYFDSLIFSPEAIRHLVTQVGASQIVLGSDYPYPWQLQPVDHIFASKSLSDDNKADILGRTAAKLLNFTA; this is translated from the coding sequence ATGACTACACGCCGTAATTTCCTGAAAGCCGGCACAGCAGCGGCCGCCACCGGAATCGTCTTTTGTGGCTGCGGTTTGCTGCACAGCGCGCACGCCCAGCAACCGACCCGTCAGAAACTCCCCGTCAAGGTCGGCGGCAAGCAGATCAAGACCATCGACATTCACGCGCATTGCCAGTTCCGCGAGGCTGGCGCGCTGCTCGGCGCCGATGGCCCCAAACTCCAGCTACCCCCGGTCAACGGCGCAGAGGAAGCCTTCCTCGAGATCGACAAGCGCCTCGCTGCCATGGATTCGCAGGCCGTCGATATGGAGGTGCTGTCGATCAACCCCTTCTGGTACGACCGCGAGCGTGATCTCGCCGGGCAGATCGTGAAGATCCAGAACGAAAAGCTGGCCGAACTCTGCGCCTCGAAGCCCGATCGGTTCGCAGCCTTCGCCTCGCTTACCCTGCAGGCCCCCGATCTCGCCGTGCAAGAACTCGAGACTGCGGTGAAAAAGCAGGGATTGAAGGGCGCCGCGATCGGCGATGTGGTGAACGGCGTCGAATTCTCCGATCCGAAGTTCTACCCGGTATGGGCCAAGGCTGAGGAACTCGGCGTGCCCCTGTTCATCCATCCGCAGGGCGTGCCTGAACTCAACAAGCGGCTTTCCGGCAACGGCTGGCTCGCCAATACGATCGGCAATCCCCTGGGCACGGCGATGGCGCTGTCGCACCTGATTTTCGAGGGAACGTTGGATCGCTTTCCCGGCCTGAAAGTGATTGGTGCGCATGGCGGCGGCTTCCTGCCGTCCTATGCCGACCGCTCGGACCATGCCTGTCTGGTTGGCCCGAAGGGCTGCAACCCCGACGTCAAGCTCAAGAAGCCGCCGACGGAATATCTCAAGCAGATCTATTTCGACTCGCTGATCTTCTCGCCCGAGGCGATCCGCCATCTGGTGACCCAGGTCGGCGCCAGCCAGATCGTGCTGGGCAGCGACTATCCCTATCCCTGGCAGTTACAGCCGGTCGACCACATCTTCGCCTCTAAATCGCTCAGCGACGACAACAAGGCCGATATTCTCGGCCGAACCGCGGCAAAGCTGCTCAACTTCACGGCGTAG
- a CDS encoding cytochrome P450, producing the protein MSMQTLDVAAILPAQIRRARRNTLAHIPGNEGWPLIGRTLNVLADPKGEVERMAAKYGPVYRTRMLGETGVCLLGPEANEFVLCDQTKLFSSALGWGTLLDRLFPRGLMLLDFEEHRLHRRTISVAFKAESMKSYLTELDAGIAAQVARWRSRPGPTLIYPEIKQLTFDLAATSFLGPDTGREMDDVKCAISDMVAAAVAPIRKPWPGTKMARGVRARAHIVGYFSAEVSRRRALDGEDLFSQLCRATDENGALLSTQDIIDHMSFMMTAAHDTLTSSLTSLVYFLATNPQWQSALRGEVTSLGLSATQPLAYEKLAALPQTEMAFKEAMRILPPVPSVARRATRDFTFGGYTIPAGTLLGINQLYTHHMTEHWPEPDRFDPTRFTDAAQRDRQRYAYLPFGGGAHMCLGQHFAYMQAKCFARHFLQNLTVSLEPGYRPAWQMWPIPKPKDGLRVTLGLAG; encoded by the coding sequence ATGTCGATGCAGACCCTCGATGTTGCCGCGATCTTGCCAGCGCAAATACGCCGGGCGCGCCGCAATACGCTGGCGCATATTCCCGGCAACGAGGGATGGCCGCTCATCGGCCGGACGCTGAACGTCCTTGCCGATCCCAAGGGCGAGGTCGAGCGAATGGCCGCGAAATACGGCCCGGTCTACCGCACCCGGATGCTTGGCGAGACCGGCGTCTGCCTCCTCGGGCCCGAAGCGAACGAATTCGTACTGTGCGACCAGACCAAATTGTTCTCGTCGGCCCTCGGCTGGGGCACCTTGCTTGACCGGTTGTTTCCGCGCGGGTTGATGCTGCTCGATTTCGAAGAGCATCGCCTGCACCGGCGTACGATCTCCGTTGCCTTCAAGGCCGAGTCCATGAAGTCCTATCTGACGGAACTTGACGCCGGCATCGCGGCGCAAGTCGCGCGCTGGCGCAGTCGGCCGGGACCAACGCTTATCTATCCCGAGATAAAGCAGCTCACATTCGATCTTGCGGCAACGTCGTTTCTTGGCCCCGATACCGGCCGCGAGATGGACGACGTCAAGTGCGCCATCAGCGACATGGTCGCAGCCGCGGTAGCGCCGATCCGAAAGCCGTGGCCGGGCACGAAGATGGCGCGTGGCGTCAGGGCGCGGGCCCATATCGTCGGCTATTTCTCCGCGGAGGTCTCGAGACGCCGCGCCCTCGACGGGGAGGATCTGTTTTCGCAGCTATGCCGCGCGACAGACGAGAACGGCGCCCTGTTGTCGACGCAAGACATCATCGATCATATGAGCTTCATGATGACGGCCGCGCATGACACGCTGACGTCATCATTGACTAGTCTTGTCTATTTTCTCGCCACCAATCCGCAGTGGCAGTCGGCATTACGCGGCGAGGTAACCTCGCTTGGGTTATCTGCCACGCAACCGCTCGCCTACGAGAAGCTGGCGGCGCTGCCCCAGACCGAAATGGCCTTCAAGGAGGCGATGCGAATATTGCCGCCGGTGCCCTCGGTTGCCCGCCGTGCGACCCGCGACTTTACGTTCGGTGGCTACACCATCCCCGCCGGCACGCTGCTCGGAATAAACCAGCTCTACACCCACCATATGACCGAGCACTGGCCCGAGCCGGACCGGTTCGATCCGACCCGGTTCACTGATGCGGCGCAGCGGGACCGGCAACGCTACGCCTATCTGCCGTTTGGCGGCGGCGCACATATGTGCCTCGGGCAGCATTTTGCCTATATGCAGGCGAAATGCTTTGCCCGGCACTTTCTGCAGAACCTGACGGTGTCGCTCGAACCCGGCTATCGGCCGGCCTGGCAGATGTGGCCAATCCCAAAGCCGAAAGACGGGTTGCGAGTTACCCTTGGGTTGGCGGGCTAA
- a CDS encoding ABC transporter ATP-binding protein has product MSTSAGHGAAVRIAACGKTFADGTRALEPATLDIDRGETLVLLGPSGCGKTTMLRIIAGLELPDTGGKVLFDGKDMTSVPIERRNVGMVFQSYALFPNMSVSDNIGYGLKIRGVPNEERAARVAELVALTNISGLENRRIDQLSGGQRQRVALARAVAIRPGILLLDEPLTALDAALRDRLRGELNRLLRALGITTIYVTHDQSEAMELGDRIVVMQKGTIAQIGSPREIYFAPKNRFVAEFIGAANIIEAPIEGGQLVLPGGRQPIGGDATVSAAVAMIRPETIRVVEAGTAPLSGLIDSVSFIGDRQRMVVSGVSGKLLTVDAPNAVVAKAGERVGLLISPDAVRLLPPES; this is encoded by the coding sequence ATGAGCACGTCGGCTGGACATGGCGCCGCGGTGCGCATCGCGGCCTGCGGCAAGACGTTCGCTGATGGAACGCGCGCACTCGAGCCCGCCACGCTCGATATCGATCGCGGCGAGACTCTGGTGCTGCTCGGCCCATCTGGCTGTGGCAAGACCACCATGCTGCGCATTATCGCCGGCCTCGAACTGCCCGATACAGGCGGCAAGGTGCTGTTCGACGGCAAGGACATGACGTCCGTGCCGATCGAACGACGCAATGTCGGCATGGTCTTCCAGTCCTATGCGCTTTTCCCCAACATGAGTGTCTCGGACAATATCGGTTATGGCCTGAAGATCCGCGGCGTACCGAACGAAGAGCGCGCGGCGCGTGTCGCCGAACTGGTCGCGCTGACGAACATTTCCGGGCTTGAGAACCGCCGCATCGATCAACTCTCCGGCGGCCAGCGCCAGCGGGTGGCACTGGCGCGGGCGGTTGCGATCCGGCCGGGCATTCTGCTGCTCGACGAACCGCTGACGGCGCTCGATGCAGCATTGCGCGATCGCTTGCGCGGCGAGCTCAATCGCCTGCTGCGGGCGCTTGGCATCACCACGATTTACGTCACCCATGACCAGTCCGAAGCCATGGAGCTCGGCGATCGTATCGTCGTCATGCAGAAGGGGACGATCGCCCAGATCGGCTCGCCGCGCGAGATTTACTTTGCGCCGAAAAACCGCTTCGTGGCCGAATTCATCGGCGCGGCCAACATCATCGAAGCCCCTATCGAGGGCGGTCAACTCGTATTGCCGGGCGGTCGCCAGCCAATCGGTGGTGATGCGACCGTGTCGGCCGCGGTCGCCATGATTCGTCCCGAAACCATTCGCGTAGTGGAGGCCGGGACTGCGCCTCTCTCCGGGCTCATCGACAGCGTCAGCTTCATCGGCGACCGGCAACGCATGGTCGTGAGCGGCGTATCCGGCAAGCTGCTCACCGTCGATGCCCCTAATGCGGTTGTCGCCAAAGCCGGCGAACGGGTCGGACTGTTGATTTCGCCGGACGCCGTCCGTTTGCTGCCGCCCGAAAGCTGA
- a CDS encoding Crp/Fnr family transcriptional regulator, which produces MTGVPADGKAAASRPVASSKLSVLRKHPYFADLEPEAFDQLCRYAKHTTLKRGATIFSKGDPGNSLVAVISGTVKISISSPDGRNAILNLIGAGEIFGEIALLDGQPRSADCTANTNCELFIIDRREFIPFVRSQPTLAMKLIELLCTRLRWTSDQVEQVILQNLPGRLASALLRLTEKHKLEPQGRTIAITQQEISEMVGMTRESINKQLRSWAARDWVRLEHGAIVVLKAEPLQALVDSGPGDDGE; this is translated from the coding sequence ATGACCGGCGTGCCTGCGGACGGAAAAGCTGCTGCCTCTCGGCCGGTTGCATCCAGCAAATTGTCCGTCCTGCGCAAGCATCCGTATTTCGCCGATCTTGAGCCCGAAGCATTCGATCAGCTCTGCCGCTACGCCAAGCATACAACACTGAAGCGGGGAGCCACGATCTTTTCCAAGGGGGATCCGGGCAACAGCCTGGTTGCGGTGATCTCCGGCACCGTGAAGATCAGCATCTCTTCACCGGATGGCCGCAATGCTATCCTGAACCTGATCGGGGCTGGCGAGATCTTCGGTGAAATCGCGCTGCTCGACGGGCAGCCGCGGTCGGCCGATTGCACCGCCAATACCAACTGCGAACTCTTCATCATCGATCGTCGCGAATTCATTCCCTTTGTGCGCAGCCAGCCGACGCTCGCGATGAAGTTGATTGAATTATTGTGCACGCGGCTGCGCTGGACCAGCGACCAGGTCGAACAGGTTATCCTCCAGAACCTGCCGGGGCGTCTGGCCAGCGCATTGCTTCGGCTCACCGAAAAACACAAGCTTGAACCGCAGGGCCGCACCATCGCGATCACCCAGCAGGAAATCAGCGAGATGGTCGGCATGACGCGGGAAAGCATCAACAAGCAGCTGCGATCCTGGGCAGCGCGCGACTGGGTGCGGCTTGAACATGGCGCCATCGTCGTGCTGAAGGCCGAGCCGCTGCAGGCGCTGGTCGATTCCGGGCCGGGCGACGACGGCGAATAG
- a CDS encoding amidohydrolase family protein codes for MTNRRNFLKGAAATGIAFCGCGMLDAARAQPRASRLPVKVNGKRVMTVDVHAHCYFHESISLMGDQADKVLPPVKGVPEHFIVIEQRLKEMDAMAIDMEVLSINPFWYGKDRDTAAQIVKLQNEKLAELCASRPERFAAFASLTLQYPDLAVQQLETAVRTQGLRGAAVGASVLGEDFSDPKFHPVWAKAEELGAVLFIHPQSTPELAKRFKGNGWLSNTIGNPLDTTMALQHLIFEGTLDRFPGLKIIAAHGGGYLGSYGARGDHACFVSPQNCNPNITLKKKPSEYLNQLYFDAMVFTPEGLRHLVAQVGASQVMLGTDHPIPWEQHPVDHVFATTTLSDKQKIAILGGNATRLFGMKEA; via the coding sequence ATGACCAACCGCAGGAATTTCCTGAAAGGCGCCGCTGCGACCGGGATCGCATTTTGCGGTTGCGGTATGCTAGATGCGGCCCGCGCGCAACCGCGAGCCTCTCGCCTGCCGGTCAAGGTCAACGGCAAGCGCGTGATGACCGTCGACGTCCACGCTCACTGCTACTTTCATGAATCGATCAGTTTGATGGGCGATCAGGCCGACAAGGTGCTGCCGCCGGTCAAGGGCGTTCCCGAACACTTCATCGTCATCGAGCAGCGCCTGAAGGAAATGGACGCGATGGCGATCGACATGGAGGTGTTGTCGATCAATCCATTCTGGTACGGCAAAGACCGCGACACCGCAGCTCAAATCGTCAAGCTGCAGAACGAGAAACTCGCGGAGCTTTGTGCTTCACGCCCTGAACGGTTTGCCGCCTTTGCTTCGCTGACTCTGCAGTATCCAGACCTCGCGGTGCAGCAACTGGAAACCGCGGTCAGGACGCAGGGCCTGCGCGGAGCGGCGGTCGGCGCCAGTGTGCTGGGAGAAGATTTCTCCGATCCGAAATTTCATCCCGTCTGGGCCAAGGCGGAGGAGCTCGGCGCGGTTCTGTTCATTCATCCGCAGAGCACGCCCGAACTAGCCAAGCGGTTCAAGGGCAACGGCTGGCTGTCGAACACCATCGGCAATCCGCTCGACACCACGATGGCCCTGCAGCATCTGATCTTCGAGGGAACGCTCGACCGCTTTCCGGGACTCAAGATCATTGCGGCGCATGGCGGCGGCTATCTGGGCTCCTACGGTGCGCGCGGCGATCATGCTTGTTTCGTGTCGCCCCAAAATTGCAATCCGAACATCACGCTGAAGAAGAAGCCGTCGGAATATCTCAACCAGCTCTATTTCGACGCCATGGTGTTCACGCCGGAAGGTTTGCGGCATCTGGTGGCGCAGGTCGGCGCCAGCCAGGTGATGCTCGGCACCGACCATCCGATCCCATGGGAACAGCATCCCGTCGATCACGTTTTCGCGACCACGACGCTGTCGGACAAACAGAAGATCGCCATTCTCGGTGGCAATGCGACGCGTTTGTTCGGGATGAAGGAGGCTTAG